In a genomic window of Saccharothrix sp. HUAS TT1:
- a CDS encoding amino acid-binding protein, translating into MSFLIRVQLPDRPGTLGAVASALGEIGADILSVDVVERGAGLAIDDLVVELPSGRLPDVLITAAESIDGVEVDAVRPYAGVLDTHRELELVEEVAEEPAHGLAVFTEGVPKIIRAGWAVVVSWDGRTATRLTSSSAAPETRLATPPWLPLARATVLDGEDEWVPETWQELGTELAATPLGKPDRVLLVGRPGGPMFRAAEVARLAHLAGIVSVVLPD; encoded by the coding sequence GTGTCCTTCCTGATCCGGGTCCAGCTCCCGGACCGTCCCGGCACCCTGGGCGCGGTCGCCTCCGCGCTCGGCGAGATCGGGGCCGACATCCTCAGCGTGGACGTGGTGGAGCGCGGGGCCGGCCTGGCCATCGACGACCTGGTGGTGGAGCTGCCGTCCGGCCGGCTGCCGGACGTGCTGATCACCGCCGCGGAGTCCATCGACGGCGTCGAGGTGGACGCGGTCCGGCCGTACGCGGGGGTGCTGGACACCCACCGCGAGCTGGAGCTGGTGGAGGAGGTCGCCGAGGAGCCCGCGCACGGGCTGGCGGTGTTCACCGAGGGCGTGCCGAAGATCATCCGGGCCGGGTGGGCGGTGGTGGTGTCCTGGGACGGCCGCACCGCCACCCGCCTGACCTCGTCGTCGGCCGCGCCGGAGACCAGGCTGGCCACCCCGCCGTGGCTGCCGCTGGCCCGCGCCACCGTGCTGGACGGCGAGGACGAGTGGGTGCCCGAGACCTGGCAGGAGCTGGGCACCGAGCTGGCCGCCACCCCCCTGGGCAAGCCGGACCGCGTCCTGCTGGTCGGCCGCCCCGGGGGCCCGATGTTCCGCGCCGCCGAGGTGGCCCGCCTGGCCCACCTGGCCGGCATCGTCTCCGTCGTCCTCCCCGACTGA
- a CDS encoding CHAT domain-containing protein, producing the protein MPAKTPGRGPDHAVESARRLHRSALEAATADRHPEAIRQLRRGLALLEEPGTDPQDRLAVRSRILITLAFCLAETATVAAGLTQLDGVDRELNGVRDEALKAHLSTLVNLNRAALLCRVGRIDEGIAQLDREIERSERRLAVRADPEAADLLVTALSNRGNAHGEVHRHDKAARDLDRAAALAAAHDLPLRAAIAKHALGNAVQRAGDIPDALRHYHEANRAFQELEPGLLLRLRIDQAEAMISVGLADEAGRLLDEVLPELRRQRIGQDVAEAELFRAAAALQDGDLPLARRMAASAQRKLLGRGSPAWAAVAGLITLRADAVRALDSRRPGAKVTTRAIDLSELLSRLKLVDQAAFALVLAARLEIRRGDPDRGAELLRSVPKSRRIAPIDHRMLLRLCRAELALARGNERVALAQAKAGLAELGRMRDRLGGLELVSGTAVHGRELGELAVRLVLRGRDSAANAKRLFTWLERTRAQLYRYDPAESTVDSELGERIAEVRRLSRALLRARLDGLPTDELEVRLKASQRAATRMGWSASPWGTPRPVVAPDEVLARLDGRAMVSFAVSDDELIAVVLAGDRVRMVRLGSAAAVTEGARRLHADLNALAPDHLPPPLAEVISGSARREAEKLDRLLLGPLAPMIGDRALVVVPTGALYVVPWGVLPTCANRPTTAVPSATAWVSAIREEREAANGVLLVRGPGLQAAQGEIDRLAGYHGDAKLLGVTEAKVGAVLEALDGVELAHIAAHGEHEPENALFSRLELVDGALFAHEVGRVRRPPHQVVLAACELALNRVRPGDEPLGFAGALLAGGARTVIAASSRVGDEPAAAAMADFHRILAGGASPAVALAEAIAVDPMRRPFVCLGSG; encoded by the coding sequence GTGCCTGCGAAAACTCCTGGTCGGGGACCGGATCACGCGGTCGAGTCGGCCCGGCGGTTGCACCGCAGCGCGTTGGAGGCGGCCACCGCCGACCGCCACCCGGAGGCCATCCGGCAGCTGCGCAGGGGCCTGGCGCTGCTGGAGGAACCGGGCACCGACCCGCAGGACCGGCTCGCCGTCCGCAGCCGCATCCTCATCACGCTGGCGTTCTGCCTGGCCGAGACGGCGACCGTGGCCGCGGGCCTCACCCAGCTCGACGGCGTCGACCGCGAGCTGAACGGCGTCCGCGACGAGGCGCTGAAGGCGCACCTGTCCACGCTGGTCAACCTGAACCGGGCCGCGCTGCTGTGCCGGGTCGGCCGGATCGACGAGGGCATCGCCCAGCTGGACCGCGAGATCGAGCGCAGCGAGCGGCGGCTGGCCGTGCGCGCCGACCCGGAGGCCGCCGACCTGCTGGTGACCGCGCTGTCCAACCGGGGCAACGCGCACGGCGAGGTGCACCGGCACGACAAGGCCGCCCGCGACCTCGACCGGGCCGCCGCCCTCGCCGCCGCGCACGACCTGCCGCTGCGCGCCGCCATCGCCAAGCACGCGCTGGGCAACGCGGTGCAGCGGGCGGGCGACATCCCGGACGCGCTGCGGCACTACCACGAGGCGAACCGGGCGTTCCAGGAACTCGAACCGGGCCTGCTGCTGCGCCTGCGCATCGACCAGGCCGAGGCGATGATCAGCGTCGGGCTGGCCGACGAGGCGGGCCGGCTGCTGGACGAGGTGCTGCCGGAGCTGCGCCGCCAGCGCATCGGGCAGGACGTCGCCGAGGCCGAGCTGTTCCGCGCCGCGGCGGCGCTGCAGGACGGCGACCTCCCGCTGGCCCGGCGGATGGCGGCCTCGGCGCAGCGCAAGCTGCTCGGCCGCGGCAGCCCGGCGTGGGCGGCGGTGGCCGGGCTGATCACGCTGCGGGCGGACGCGGTGCGCGCGTTGGACTCCCGGCGCCCCGGCGCGAAGGTGACCACGCGGGCGATCGACCTGTCCGAGCTGCTGTCCCGGCTGAAGCTGGTCGACCAGGCCGCGTTCGCGCTGGTGCTGGCGGCCCGGCTGGAGATCCGCCGGGGCGACCCGGACCGGGGCGCGGAGCTGCTGCGCAGCGTGCCGAAGTCGCGCCGGATCGCGCCGATCGACCACCGGATGCTGCTGCGGCTGTGCCGGGCCGAGCTGGCGCTGGCCCGCGGCAACGAGCGGGTGGCGCTGGCGCAGGCCAAGGCCGGGCTGGCCGAGCTGGGCCGGATGCGGGACCGGCTGGGCGGGCTGGAACTGGTGTCCGGCACCGCCGTGCACGGCCGTGAGCTGGGTGAGCTGGCCGTGCGGCTGGTGCTGCGGGGCCGCGACTCGGCGGCCAACGCCAAGCGGCTGTTCACCTGGCTGGAGCGCACCCGCGCGCAGCTGTACCGGTACGACCCGGCGGAGTCCACTGTGGACTCCGAGCTGGGCGAGCGGATCGCCGAGGTGCGCAGGCTCAGCCGGGCCCTGCTGCGCGCCCGGCTGGACGGGCTGCCGACCGACGAGCTGGAGGTGCGGCTCAAGGCGAGCCAGCGCGCCGCCACCCGGATGGGCTGGAGCGCCAGCCCGTGGGGCACGCCGCGCCCGGTCGTCGCCCCGGACGAGGTGCTGGCCAGGCTGGACGGCCGGGCCATGGTGAGCTTCGCGGTGTCCGACGACGAGCTGATCGCCGTCGTGCTGGCGGGCGACCGGGTGCGGATGGTGCGGCTCGGGTCGGCCGCCGCGGTCACCGAGGGCGCGCGCCGGCTGCACGCCGACCTCAACGCGCTCGCGCCGGACCACCTGCCGCCGCCGCTGGCGGAGGTCATCTCGGGGTCGGCGCGCCGCGAGGCGGAGAAGCTGGACCGGCTGCTGCTCGGCCCGCTGGCGCCGATGATCGGCGACCGGGCGCTGGTCGTGGTGCCGACCGGCGCGCTGTACGTGGTGCCGTGGGGCGTGCTGCCGACGTGCGCGAACCGGCCGACGACGGCCGTGCCGTCCGCCACCGCGTGGGTGTCGGCGATCCGCGAGGAGCGGGAGGCCGCCAACGGGGTGCTGCTGGTGCGCGGACCCGGGTTGCAGGCCGCGCAGGGCGAGATCGACCGGCTCGCGGGCTACCACGGCGACGCGAAGCTGCTCGGCGTGACCGAGGCGAAGGTCGGCGCGGTGCTGGAGGCGCTGGACGGCGTGGAGCTGGCGCACATCGCCGCGCACGGCGAGCACGAGCCGGAGAACGCGCTGTTCTCCCGGCTGGAGCTGGTGGACGGCGCGCTGTTCGCGCACGAGGTCGGCCGGGTGCGCCGGCCGCCGCACCAGGTCGTGCTGGCCGCGTGCGAGCTGGCGCTGAACCGGGTGCGGCCCGGCGACGAGCCGCTGGGGTTCGCCGGGGCCCTGCTGGCGGGCGGCGCCCGGACGGTGATCGCCGCTTCCAGCCGGGTCGGCGACGAGCCGGCGGCGGCGGCGATGGCCGACTTCCACCGCATCCTCGCGGGCGGCGCGTCGCCGGCGGTGGCGCTGGCCGAGGCGATCGCGGTGGACCCGATGCGCCGTCCGTTCGTGTGCCTCGGGTCGGGATAG
- a CDS encoding PQQ-dependent sugar dehydrogenase, producing MSRLRGVVIGSALGLLAAGCASFPEQPAPAGWSAAQQLTPQAGPVPELPGELPKGPDQGQQPGQQQAPVPPPQGCKDFNPAVVGTCLEPVSAVALTDVNQTTGALTALATERTTGRLLRVTKDVDPVEVAKFEVDASGDGGLTGLALSPTYAEDQLIFVYATTATDNRVLRIAPGDVPKPVLTGIPKGPTGNRGSLAHDRDGALLVATGDAGSPAAALDPGSLAGKVLRIDANGRPARGNPTAGSAVVASGLKSPGGLCVSGDGTKTWVTDAGAAADLLYRVDPGKPLGDPAWSWPERLGVGGCASFSNMVSVSTGATPGMVNLPMNPDGSFTGKPEATLDGEDGFGRLGPMVLLDDTTALVGTVNKTAGGAPVSSDDRVAIVVRQGPGGSKD from the coding sequence GTGTCGCGTCTGCGTGGAGTGGTGATCGGTTCGGCCCTCGGCCTGCTGGCCGCGGGCTGTGCGAGCTTCCCCGAGCAGCCGGCGCCCGCCGGGTGGAGCGCGGCGCAGCAGCTGACGCCGCAGGCCGGGCCGGTGCCCGAGCTGCCCGGCGAGCTGCCGAAGGGACCGGACCAGGGTCAGCAGCCCGGGCAGCAGCAGGCGCCGGTGCCGCCGCCGCAGGGCTGCAAGGACTTCAACCCGGCCGTCGTCGGCACGTGCCTGGAGCCGGTGTCCGCGGTGGCGCTGACCGACGTGAACCAGACGACCGGCGCGCTGACCGCGCTGGCGACCGAGCGCACCACCGGCCGGCTGCTCAGGGTGACCAAGGACGTCGACCCGGTCGAGGTGGCGAAGTTCGAGGTGGACGCGTCGGGCGACGGCGGCCTCACCGGGCTCGCGCTGTCGCCGACGTACGCCGAGGACCAGCTGATCTTCGTGTACGCGACCACGGCGACCGACAACCGGGTGCTCCGGATCGCGCCCGGCGACGTGCCGAAGCCGGTGCTGACCGGCATCCCGAAGGGGCCGACCGGCAACCGGGGTTCGCTGGCCCACGACCGCGACGGCGCGCTGCTGGTGGCCACCGGCGACGCGGGCTCGCCCGCGGCCGCGCTCGACCCGGGCTCGCTGGCCGGGAAGGTGCTGCGGATCGACGCCAACGGCCGGCCGGCGCGCGGCAACCCGACGGCGGGCTCCGCGGTGGTGGCGAGCGGGCTGAAGTCGCCGGGCGGGCTGTGCGTGTCGGGTGACGGGACGAAGACGTGGGTGACCGACGCGGGCGCGGCGGCCGACCTGCTGTACCGGGTGGACCCGGGCAAGCCGCTCGGCGACCCGGCGTGGTCGTGGCCCGAGCGGCTGGGCGTCGGCGGGTGCGCGTCGTTCTCGAACATGGTGTCGGTGTCGACCGGCGCCACGCCCGGCATGGTGAACCTGCCGATGAACCCGGACGGCAGCTTCACCGGCAAGCCCGAGGCGACGCTGGACGGCGAGGACGGCTTCGGCCGGCTCGGCCCGATGGTGCTGCTGGACGACACGACGGCGCTGGTCGGCACGGTCAACAAGACCGCGGGCGGCGCGCCGGTGTCCAGCGACGACCGGGTGGCGATCGTCGTGCGCCAGGGTCCCGGCGGCAGCAAGGACTGA
- the gatC gene encoding Asp-tRNA(Asn)/Glu-tRNA(Gln) amidotransferase subunit GatC, protein MPSISRDEVAHLARLARLAVTDDELDLFAGQLDVILQSVATVGDIATADIPPTSHAVPLTNVFREDVVRPSLGQQQALAGAPAAEDGRFRVPRILGEEA, encoded by the coding sequence GTGCCCAGCATCTCCCGCGACGAGGTCGCGCACCTGGCCCGCTTGGCGAGGCTCGCCGTCACCGACGACGAGCTGGACCTGTTCGCCGGCCAGTTGGACGTGATCCTGCAGTCGGTGGCCACGGTGGGCGACATCGCCACCGCGGACATCCCGCCCACTTCGCACGCCGTTCCGCTGACCAACGTGTTCCGCGAGGACGTGGTGCGTCCCAGCCTCGGTCAGCAGCAGGCGCTCGCGGGCGCCCCCGCCGCCGAGGACGGCCGCTTCCGCGTGCCCCGCATCCTGGGGGAGGAAGCATGA
- the gatB gene encoding Asp-tRNA(Asn)/Glu-tRNA(Gln) amidotransferase subunit GatB, which translates to MTSVHELMDYAEVVERFDPVLGLEVHVELHTRTKMFCGCANVFGGEPNTQVCPICLGLPGALPAVNGKAVESAIRIGLALNCEIAEWCRFARKNYFYPDMPKNFQTSQYDEPIAFNGHLDVTLDDGSLFRVEIERAHMEEDTGKSLHVGGATGRIHGAEHSLLDYNRAGVPLIEIVTKPITGTGERAPEVARAYVTALRDLLKALDVSDVRMDQGSLRCDANVSLMAKDATEFGTRTETKNVNSLRSVERAVRFEMTRQAALLAAGGSITQETRHFDESTGSTSSGRTKETAEDYRYFPEPDLVPIAPSREWVEELRGTLPELPWERRKRVRQEWSLTDAELRDLVNAGAVDLVSATVDAGATPAEARSWWVSYLTKEANDRGVELSGLGITPAQVARVVALVNAGELTNKLAREVVTGVLEGEGEPEAVVEARGLKVVSDDSALEQAVDEALAAQPDVAAKIRDGKVAAAGAIVGAVMKATKGQADAKRVRELVIARCS; encoded by the coding sequence ATGACGTCGGTGCACGAGCTGATGGACTACGCCGAGGTCGTCGAGCGGTTCGACCCGGTGCTCGGGCTGGAGGTGCACGTCGAGCTGCACACCCGCACGAAGATGTTCTGCGGGTGCGCGAACGTCTTCGGCGGCGAGCCGAACACCCAGGTCTGCCCGATCTGCCTCGGCCTGCCGGGCGCGCTGCCCGCGGTGAACGGCAAGGCGGTGGAGTCGGCGATCCGGATCGGGTTGGCGCTCAACTGCGAGATCGCCGAGTGGTGCCGGTTCGCCCGGAAGAACTACTTCTACCCGGACATGCCGAAGAACTTCCAGACCTCGCAGTACGACGAGCCGATCGCCTTCAACGGCCACCTGGACGTGACGCTGGACGACGGCTCGCTGTTCCGGGTCGAGATCGAGCGCGCGCACATGGAGGAGGACACCGGCAAGTCGCTGCACGTCGGCGGCGCGACGGGCCGCATCCACGGCGCGGAGCACTCGCTGCTCGACTACAACCGCGCGGGCGTGCCGCTGATCGAGATCGTCACCAAGCCGATCACCGGCACCGGCGAGCGGGCGCCCGAGGTGGCGCGCGCGTACGTCACGGCGCTGCGGGACCTGCTCAAGGCGCTCGACGTGTCCGACGTCCGGATGGACCAGGGCTCGCTGCGGTGCGACGCGAACGTGTCGCTGATGGCCAAGGACGCGACCGAGTTCGGCACCCGCACCGAGACGAAGAACGTCAACTCGCTGCGCAGCGTCGAGCGGGCGGTCCGGTTCGAGATGACCCGCCAGGCGGCGCTGCTGGCGGCGGGCGGCTCGATCACGCAGGAGACCAGGCACTTCGACGAGTCGACGGGCTCCACCTCGTCGGGCCGCACGAAGGAGACCGCGGAGGACTACCGGTACTTCCCGGAGCCCGACCTGGTGCCCATCGCGCCGTCCCGCGAGTGGGTGGAGGAGCTGCGCGGCACGCTGCCGGAGCTGCCGTGGGAGCGCCGCAAGCGGGTGCGGCAGGAGTGGTCGCTGACCGACGCCGAGCTGCGCGACCTGGTCAACGCGGGCGCGGTGGACCTGGTGTCGGCCACCGTGGACGCGGGCGCGACGCCCGCCGAGGCCCGCTCGTGGTGGGTGTCCTACCTGACCAAGGAGGCCAACGACCGCGGCGTCGAGCTGTCCGGGCTGGGCATCACGCCGGCGCAGGTCGCGCGGGTCGTCGCGCTGGTGAACGCCGGTGAGCTGACCAACAAGCTGGCCCGCGAGGTCGTCACCGGCGTGCTGGAGGGCGAGGGCGAGCCGGAGGCCGTCGTCGAGGCGCGCGGGCTGAAGGTCGTCTCGGACGACTCCGCGCTGGAGCAGGCGGTGGACGAGGCGCTGGCGGCGCAGCCGGACGTGGCGGCGAAGATCCGCGACGGCAAGGTGGCCGCGGCCGGTGCGATCGTCGGCGCGGTGATGAAGGCGACGAAGGGCCAAGCGGACGCGAAGCGCGTGCGCGAGCTCGTCATCGCCCGCTGTTCGTAG
- a CDS encoding M14 family zinc carboxypeptidase: MRSLLLTVLLLATMTTPASPSPAAGRAHEPGNGPERNQVAAVDPAPSTAAPGYNWPEGNPGYPRRTRLRVHPEDRADRSTKLGLAPYHSLAPRLNDLQRRGDRVSVEVIGQSTAGRDLYLITLTAPESPAETRRQDAWRRKIEDDPAAAARDFFLRGNYKAPVWVNANIHGDEWEGTDGALRVVEDLASATDPATLEFLRRHRVHVNVTANPDGRVAGTRANAAGFDLNRDFVTSSQPESRAMRDVVRRIQPLLVLDEHGYVDGTLIEPTTPPHGQNYDFDLYLGHGYAAGLRMEAAVKALGHPEAASPSIPFRDHPPGVWDGWAPIYTAQYSMYHGAVAFTVEVPLRVNRGEYTTQPESELRRRSAINTDVVAATIRSALEYARENRRSMVDNQIEVFRRGLAGEPQRVLPDGFVPGFGPEDRYTTEFPRAYVVPVGAGQRSGRAAARLVDHLVAHDVRVKRADRAFTAGGRAYPAGSYVVDMRQPKRALANVMLEAGRDLSDRVDVMYDISGWSHRLLWGASVDVVRDGPLDVRGREVLAASPTGSLPESGDLALALTDGEDVAAVNDLLGRGVELRRQDDGTIVAPASARSAAREVSDRHGVAFTPAGPGGAPLRRPVVAGAVAADELKALRDMGFDVRPVSTAVLDGGFDLTGVDVLLVSSGLRYDQLGAPARAAVDEFLTRGGVVTRGATGVRFNADAGVLPVRAVAGREDANGVVSVVDGAGGVDHSFVYAPHWFTDLGPGVGARQRYQDLVAGHWASRADGSGGQEEAAGQAAVVAGTSPRGARAVLFGTEPLFRDHPKGLYRQVADAIYRTAG; this comes from the coding sequence ATGCGCTCGTTGCTGCTCACGGTCCTGCTGCTGGCCACGATGACCACACCCGCGTCCCCCTCGCCCGCCGCGGGCCGGGCGCACGAGCCGGGCAACGGCCCGGAGCGCAACCAGGTCGCCGCCGTCGACCCGGCGCCGAGCACCGCCGCCCCGGGCTACAACTGGCCCGAGGGCAACCCCGGCTACCCGCGCCGCACCCGGCTGCGGGTCCACCCCGAGGACCGGGCCGACCGGTCGACCAAGCTCGGGCTCGCGCCGTACCACTCGCTCGCGCCGCGCCTGAACGACCTCCAGCGCCGCGGCGACCGGGTGTCGGTCGAGGTGATCGGCCAGTCGACGGCGGGCCGCGACCTGTACCTGATCACGCTCACCGCGCCGGAGAGCCCCGCGGAGACCCGCAGGCAGGACGCCTGGCGCCGGAAGATCGAGGACGACCCGGCCGCCGCGGCTCGGGACTTCTTCCTGCGCGGCAACTACAAGGCGCCCGTGTGGGTCAACGCCAACATCCACGGCGACGAGTGGGAGGGCACCGACGGCGCGCTGCGGGTCGTCGAAGACCTCGCCTCCGCGACCGACCCGGCCACCCTGGAGTTCCTGCGCCGGCACCGGGTGCACGTGAACGTCACCGCCAACCCGGACGGGCGGGTGGCCGGCACCAGGGCGAACGCGGCCGGGTTCGACCTGAACCGGGACTTCGTCACGTCCTCGCAGCCGGAGTCGCGGGCCATGCGGGACGTGGTGCGGCGGATCCAGCCGCTGCTGGTGCTGGACGAGCACGGGTACGTGGACGGCACGCTGATCGAGCCGACCACGCCGCCGCACGGCCAGAACTACGACTTCGACCTCTACCTCGGGCACGGCTACGCGGCCGGGTTGCGCATGGAGGCCGCGGTCAAGGCGCTCGGCCACCCCGAGGCGGCCTCGCCGAGCATCCCCTTCCGCGACCACCCGCCGGGCGTGTGGGACGGGTGGGCGCCGATCTACACCGCGCAGTACTCGATGTACCACGGCGCGGTGGCCTTCACGGTCGAGGTCCCCCTGCGGGTGAACCGGGGCGAGTACACGACCCAGCCGGAGTCGGAGCTGCGCCGCCGTTCGGCGATCAACACCGACGTCGTGGCGGCGACGATCCGCAGCGCCCTGGAGTACGCGCGGGAGAACCGGCGCTCGATGGTGGACAACCAGATCGAGGTGTTCCGCCGCGGCCTGGCGGGCGAGCCGCAGCGGGTGCTGCCGGACGGCTTCGTGCCGGGCTTCGGCCCCGAGGACCGCTACACCACGGAGTTCCCGCGCGCCTACGTCGTGCCGGTGGGCGCCGGGCAGCGCTCCGGGCGGGCGGCGGCGCGGCTGGTCGACCACCTGGTCGCGCACGACGTCCGGGTGAAGCGGGCCGACCGGGCGTTCACGGCGGGCGGGCGGGCGTACCCGGCGGGGTCGTACGTGGTGGACATGCGCCAGCCGAAGCGGGCGCTGGCGAACGTGATGCTGGAGGCCGGGCGGGACCTCTCGGACCGCGTCGACGTCATGTACGACATCAGCGGGTGGAGCCACCGGCTGCTGTGGGGCGCCTCGGTGGACGTCGTGCGGGACGGGCCGCTGGACGTGCGCGGGCGCGAGGTCCTGGCCGCGTCGCCGACGGGTTCGCTGCCGGAGAGCGGCGACCTGGCGCTGGCGCTGACCGACGGCGAGGACGTGGCGGCGGTGAACGACCTGCTCGGCCGGGGCGTCGAGCTGCGCAGGCAGGACGACGGCACGATCGTGGCGCCCGCGTCGGCGCGCTCGGCGGCGCGGGAGGTGTCGGACCGGCACGGGGTGGCGTTCACGCCCGCCGGTCCGGGCGGCGCGCCGCTGCGGCGCCCGGTGGTGGCGGGCGCGGTGGCGGCGGACGAGCTGAAGGCGTTGCGGGACATGGGCTTCGACGTGCGGCCGGTGTCGACGGCGGTGCTGGACGGCGGGTTCGACCTGACCGGGGTGGACGTGCTGCTGGTGTCGTCGGGGCTGCGGTACGACCAGTTGGGCGCCCCGGCCAGGGCGGCGGTGGACGAGTTCCTGACCCGCGGCGGCGTGGTGACCCGCGGCGCCACCGGCGTGCGGTTCAACGCCGACGCCGGGGTGCTGCCGGTGCGGGCGGTCGCGGGTCGGGAGGACGCGAACGGCGTCGTGTCGGTGGTGGACGGGGCGGGCGGCGTCGACCACTCGTTCGTGTACGCGCCGCACTGGTTCACCGACCTCGGGCCGGGGGTGGGCGCGCGGCAGCGGTACCAGGACCTGGTCGCGGGCCACTGGGCGTCGCGCGCCGACGGGTCGGGGGGACAGGAGGAGGCGGCGGGCCAGGCGGCGGTGGTGGCGGGCACGTCGCCGCGCGGCGCCAGGGCGGTGCTGTTCGGCACCGAACCGCTGTTCCGCGACCACCCGAAGGGCCTGTACCGGCAGGTGGCCGACGCCATCTACCGCACCGCGGGGTGA
- the gatA gene encoding Asp-tRNA(Asn)/Glu-tRNA(Gln) amidotransferase subunit GatA, translating into MTDLIRSTAAELAAKIAGREVSAVEVAQAHLDRIGEVDGAVHAFLHVDTEGALNAARKVDEDIAAGVQVGPLAGVPIALKDVLTTEGVPTTVGSKILEGWVPPYDATVTRRLKEAGLVILGKTNMDEFAMGSSTENSAYGPTRNPWDTDRIPGGSGGGSAAALAAFEAPLSIGTDTGGSIRQPGSVTGTVGVKPTYGGVSRYGLVAFSSSLDQAGPCARTVLDAALLHEVIGGYDPMDSTSIDAPVPPVVAAAREGASGDLSGVRVGVVAQFSGDGYQPGVLRSFEAAVAQLKQLGAEVVEVSCPSFDYALPAYYLIAPSEASSNLARFDAMRYGIRVGDDSTRSAEEVMSLTREAGFGAEVKRRIMIGTYALSSGYYDAYYGSAQKVRTLISRDFDAAFATVDVLVSPTTPTTAFRIGERTDDPMAMYRADLCTIPANLAGNAAMSVPSGLSDEDGLPVGLQIMAPALQDHRMYRVAAAYEVARDAALGAPVIHSVPQPAGAR; encoded by the coding sequence ATGACCGACCTGATCCGCAGCACCGCCGCCGAGCTGGCCGCGAAGATCGCGGGCCGGGAGGTCTCCGCGGTCGAGGTCGCCCAGGCCCACCTCGACCGGATCGGCGAGGTCGACGGCGCGGTGCACGCGTTCCTGCACGTCGACACCGAGGGCGCGCTGAACGCCGCCCGCAAGGTCGACGAGGACATCGCGGCCGGCGTCCAGGTCGGCCCGCTGGCCGGCGTGCCGATCGCGCTCAAGGACGTGCTCACCACCGAGGGCGTGCCGACCACGGTCGGCTCGAAGATCCTCGAGGGGTGGGTGCCGCCCTACGACGCCACGGTGACCCGCAGGCTGAAGGAGGCCGGCCTGGTCATCCTCGGCAAGACCAACATGGACGAGTTCGCGATGGGCTCCTCCACCGAGAACTCGGCCTACGGCCCGACCCGCAACCCGTGGGACACCGACCGCATCCCCGGTGGCTCGGGCGGCGGCTCGGCGGCGGCGCTGGCCGCGTTCGAGGCGCCGCTGTCGATCGGCACGGACACCGGCGGCTCGATCCGCCAGCCCGGCTCGGTCACCGGCACGGTCGGCGTGAAGCCCACCTACGGCGGCGTGTCCCGCTACGGGCTGGTGGCGTTCTCGTCGTCGCTCGACCAGGCCGGGCCGTGCGCCCGCACGGTGCTGGACGCGGCCCTGCTGCACGAGGTCATCGGCGGCTACGACCCGATGGACTCGACCTCGATCGACGCGCCGGTCCCGCCGGTGGTGGCGGCGGCCCGCGAGGGCGCGAGCGGCGACCTGTCCGGCGTGCGCGTCGGCGTGGTCGCGCAGTTCAGCGGCGACGGCTACCAGCCGGGCGTGCTGCGCAGCTTCGAGGCGGCCGTGGCGCAGCTCAAGCAGCTGGGCGCGGAGGTCGTCGAGGTCTCGTGCCCGAGCTTCGACTACGCGCTGCCCGCGTACTACCTGATCGCGCCGAGCGAGGCGTCGTCCAACCTGGCCCGCTTCGACGCCATGCGCTACGGCATCCGGGTCGGCGACGACAGCACGCGCAGCGCCGAGGAGGTCATGTCGCTGACCCGCGAGGCCGGGTTCGGCGCCGAGGTGAAGCGCCGCATCATGATCGGCACGTACGCGCTGTCGTCCGGCTACTACGACGCGTACTACGGCTCGGCGCAGAAGGTGCGGACGCTGATCAGCCGCGACTTCGACGCCGCGTTCGCCACCGTGGACGTGCTGGTCTCGCCGACCACGCCGACCACCGCGTTCCGGATCGGCGAGCGCACCGACGACCCGATGGCCATGTACCGGGCGGACCTGTGCACGATCCCGGCGAACCTGGCCGGGAACGCCGCGATGAGCGTCCCGAGTGGACTGTCCGACGAGGACGGCCTGCCGGTCGGCCTGCAGATCATGGCGCCGGCGCTGCAGGACCACCGGATGTACCGGGTGGCGGCGGCGTACGAGGTGGCGCGCGACGCCGCCCTCGGCGCGCCGGTGATCCACTCCGTGCCGCAGCCGGCGGGTGCGCGGTGA